The Rhizobium sp. TH2 genome includes a window with the following:
- a CDS encoding calcium-binding protein, translating into MPTQNSDLATTWLVNTDNDTWTLTKGATITTDQEPGVFVDDDFTGNTIRLLGDVVTTGFAQVAVQIQGDNNKLRVGPDSLIDGSAVNVGVDISGLNTTVTNEGVIKGINSAVSGYIGTTLHNSGRIDGGWSVYSQFDDFTVDNSGKIIGGDYGVRAEGDNSVVENLKGGTIKAETAVGFFDSEHATLTNAGKILGDISGGTGETSIINKGIIVGDISLGDGVDRFDTRKGTIDGQIDGGDSGDTFLVGDKSINIVELESGTGMDNVRSTVSFTLADNLETLTLLTKKDIDATGNSAGNVLRGNSGDNILRGLHGDDSLDGGRGNDLLIGGTGEDVFEFDVKTGHDVIKGFENGSDLILSDFVGSEEDFNDLVANHLKVKGDDLLITYGDDTLLIRDMAKADLDSGDFIMGI; encoded by the coding sequence ATGCCTACTCAGAACTCGGATCTTGCTACGACGTGGCTCGTCAATACGGACAACGACACTTGGACATTGACGAAAGGGGCCACGATTACGACTGATCAAGAACCTGGCGTGTTCGTCGATGACGACTTCACCGGCAACACAATCAGGCTGCTTGGCGACGTCGTTACGACCGGCTTTGCTCAGGTGGCCGTGCAAATTCAGGGCGACAACAACAAACTGCGCGTTGGACCTGACTCGCTCATTGACGGTTCCGCAGTCAATGTCGGGGTAGACATCAGCGGCTTGAACACGACGGTTACGAATGAAGGTGTCATCAAGGGCATCAACTCCGCAGTGTCCGGCTATATCGGCACCACGCTGCACAATAGTGGCAGGATCGACGGTGGTTGGTCGGTGTATTCCCAGTTCGATGACTTCACTGTCGACAACAGCGGCAAAATCATCGGTGGAGATTATGGCGTGCGCGCAGAGGGGGACAATTCCGTCGTCGAAAATCTCAAGGGCGGTACGATCAAGGCTGAAACTGCCGTCGGCTTCTTCGACAGTGAGCACGCCACGCTGACCAATGCAGGCAAGATCCTCGGAGACATCTCCGGGGGCACCGGTGAAACCTCGATCATCAACAAGGGCATCATCGTCGGCGACATTTCACTTGGCGATGGCGTGGATCGGTTCGACACCCGCAAGGGCACAATCGACGGTCAGATAGATGGTGGCGACAGTGGCGACACCTTCCTGGTGGGCGACAAATCGATCAATATTGTTGAACTCGAAAGTGGCACCGGAATGGACAATGTCCGCTCAACGGTAAGCTTCACTCTTGCCGATAACCTCGAAACGCTGACGCTGCTCACCAAAAAGGACATTGATGCCACGGGTAACAGCGCCGGCAATGTGCTGCGCGGCAATTCGGGCGACAACATCCTTCGGGGTCTGCACGGTGACGACAGCCTCGATGGCGGACGCGGAAATGACCTGCTGATCGGCGGCACCGGCGAAGACGTGTTCGAATTTGACGTCAAGACTGGCCACGACGTGATCAAAGGCTTTGAGAACGGCTCGGACCTGATCCTGTCCGACTTCGTAGGTAGCGAAGAAGACTTCAACGATCTGGTTGCAAACCACCTCAAGGTAAAGGGTGATGACCTGTTGATCACTTATGGGGATGACACGTTACTGATCAGGGACATGGCAAAAGCTGATCTTGACTCAGGTGACTTCATAATGGGTATTTAG
- a CDS encoding sensor domain-containing diguanylate cyclase, producing the protein MNTVRTFGRSTAERAQRERERLEALDQFDLLDAPRDASFDRIVRLIKEVFSVDIGIVSVIDAHRQWYQACVGLPNAEVPREETFCQLIVESEEPLIVQDATKDARFANNPMVTGEAHIRFYAGVPLKTREGFILGTVCAIDRRPKSFGARDLTILQELAGLAMDRIELLQSAATDGLTGVLTRRAFKSEAEKLIAQALRHQHDLSCLVLDVDHFKRVNDSFGHAAGDDVLKAESAACKATLRAGDLIGRLGGEEFAILLPHVDRAAAAAVAEKLRIAIADVVVSGDFGSVSVTASIGTTNLSIVSRDIDTLVAQADAAMYSAKNGGRNCCMSWHNLQGASGGERRRVLKSGSILFNDRRSTIDCTVKSLGSDGAGLVLSNTSAVPAEFDLVIRGEGFETRCRVIAQDRQNVEVAFA; encoded by the coding sequence ATGAATACAGTACGGACTTTCGGAAGATCGACAGCGGAGCGCGCTCAGCGCGAACGGGAACGCCTCGAGGCACTCGATCAATTCGATCTGTTGGACGCCCCGAGGGATGCGAGCTTCGACCGCATCGTTCGGCTGATCAAGGAGGTATTTTCGGTCGATATAGGGATCGTCTCCGTCATCGACGCACATCGACAATGGTATCAAGCCTGTGTTGGTCTGCCGAATGCCGAAGTTCCACGTGAAGAAACCTTCTGCCAGCTAATCGTTGAATCCGAAGAGCCGCTAATAGTCCAGGACGCGACGAAGGATGCCAGGTTTGCGAACAACCCCATGGTCACCGGGGAGGCCCATATCCGCTTTTATGCTGGCGTGCCGCTCAAGACCCGAGAAGGATTCATCCTGGGAACCGTCTGTGCCATCGACCGTAGACCGAAATCGTTTGGGGCAAGGGATCTGACCATTCTTCAGGAGCTCGCTGGATTGGCGATGGATCGGATCGAGCTCCTGCAGTCGGCGGCGACCGACGGTTTGACGGGTGTTCTTACGCGAAGAGCCTTCAAGTCGGAAGCCGAGAAATTGATTGCCCAGGCCCTCCGACATCAACACGACCTCTCTTGTCTCGTGCTGGATGTCGATCATTTCAAGCGCGTCAATGACAGTTTCGGTCATGCTGCAGGCGACGACGTCCTCAAAGCCGAGAGTGCCGCTTGCAAGGCTACGCTTAGGGCAGGGGATCTGATTGGCCGGCTGGGCGGCGAGGAGTTCGCCATATTGCTCCCTCATGTCGATAGAGCCGCAGCGGCAGCTGTCGCCGAGAAATTACGGATCGCTATTGCCGATGTCGTTGTGAGCGGCGACTTCGGCAGCGTCAGCGTTACCGCCAGCATCGGAACGACCAACCTGTCGATCGTCAGCCGTGACATCGATACGCTGGTCGCGCAGGCAGACGCAGCAATGTATTCGGCCAAGAACGGTGGACGAAATTGCTGCATGTCATGGCATAATTTGCAGGGAGCAAGCGGAGGGGAGCGGCGCCGGGTGCTGAAGAGCGGGTCGATCCTGTTCAACGACAGGCGCTCGACAATCGACTGCACCGTCAAATCGCTCGGTAGTGATGGCGCCGGACTGGTTCTTTCCAACACCTCGGCCGTTCCGGCGGAGTTTGACCTGGTGATCCGTGGGGAAGGCTTCGAAACGCGTTGCCGTGTGATTGCCCAGGACCGGCAGAATGTCGAAGTGGCTTTCGCGTAA
- a CDS encoding SDR family NAD(P)-dependent oxidoreductase: MPRVAVVSGAGSQNGIGFAIARALSNAGLTVVITSTTERVFDRAKELQVAGGHVSAFVADLTNLDSTEAFRKTVGVADVLINNAGMTSIGSPSKSSSFLQMTHIAWQQSLSRNLDTTFHLTQAFLPGMIERRYGRIVNIASVTGPFVSYPGETAYSTAKAGLVGLTKSLALEVAGQGVTVNAVAPGWIATGSSSEAELIAGNRTPVGRPGRPEEVAAAVAFLASPEASYITGTVLVVDGGNIIQEMKD; encoded by the coding sequence ATGCCCAGAGTGGCGGTTGTAAGCGGGGCTGGATCTCAGAACGGGATAGGTTTTGCAATTGCCCGTGCTCTATCCAATGCAGGCCTCACGGTCGTCATAACCTCGACGACGGAGCGGGTATTTGACCGGGCGAAAGAATTACAAGTGGCAGGCGGTCATGTCTCGGCGTTTGTCGCGGACCTCACCAACCTCGATAGCACGGAGGCCTTCCGGAAAACCGTCGGGGTTGCTGATGTGCTCATCAACAATGCCGGCATGACCTCCATCGGATCGCCGTCAAAATCCTCCTCGTTCCTGCAAATGACGCACATCGCTTGGCAGCAGAGCCTGTCGCGAAATTTGGATACGACGTTCCATCTGACGCAGGCGTTCTTGCCTGGCATGATCGAGCGCCGCTACGGGCGGATCGTCAACATCGCGTCTGTAACCGGGCCGTTCGTGTCTTATCCGGGTGAAACCGCCTATTCGACCGCCAAGGCGGGACTGGTTGGGTTAACAAAAAGCCTGGCACTCGAAGTCGCCGGCCAGGGGGTCACAGTCAATGCAGTGGCTCCGGGTTGGATTGCCACCGGCAGCTCGAGCGAGGCAGAGCTCATTGCTGGAAATCGCACACCGGTCGGAAGGCCGGGCAGGCCCGAGGAGGTCGCCGCAGCCGTGGCGTTCCTGGCGTCGCCCGAGGCTAGCTATATAACCGGGACCGTCCTTGTCGTCGACGGCGGCAATATCATTCAGGAGATGAAGGACTGA
- a CDS encoding amidohydrolase family protein, with translation MTEAKAFKGNLILEDQVLENATITCENGRIVAIDERGASIPGMMDYTGRFISPGFIDIHVHGGAGADYMDGSPDAVRTVNRAHAQHGTTSIFPTTTTGSFSQLERMITSCEEVQRTWSIQDGSKIAGVHFYGPYFAKDKVGCHPPEGRRDPVRHEYEHFLSKPIVRIATCASELPGALEFFEFAALHDCLITCGHSNAAWSELEQAFDRGMRHVDHFWCAMSSVSSLRGRFGTPMQAGMEQFVIANDQMSTEVIADGEHLSDDLLRFAFKVIGHKRTCLVTDANRALDCPPGAYRFGSADDGVLVYSNGATVRAADGSLASSMCGMATMVRNMANAVGADLPKVIQMATATPARLTGIFGDVGSIALGKSADLVVLTPDITVEQVIIDGELIPGAG, from the coding sequence ATGACTGAAGCGAAAGCCTTTAAGGGCAACCTGATCCTCGAAGATCAAGTTCTCGAAAACGCGACTATCACATGCGAGAACGGTCGCATTGTTGCGATCGACGAGCGCGGCGCGTCTATCCCAGGAATGATGGACTACACCGGCCGGTTTATTTCGCCGGGCTTCATCGATATTCACGTGCACGGCGGAGCCGGTGCCGACTACATGGATGGTTCACCAGACGCTGTGAGAACGGTCAATCGCGCCCACGCTCAGCACGGGACCACCTCGATATTCCCGACGACGACGACTGGCTCATTTTCTCAGCTTGAGCGCATGATCACAAGCTGCGAGGAGGTGCAGCGAACATGGTCGATACAGGATGGTTCGAAGATCGCGGGCGTCCATTTCTACGGACCCTATTTTGCCAAGGACAAGGTCGGGTGTCATCCTCCGGAAGGCCGGCGCGATCCAGTCAGGCATGAATACGAACACTTCCTCTCCAAACCAATCGTCAGGATAGCAACCTGCGCCTCGGAATTGCCCGGCGCATTGGAGTTTTTCGAATTCGCTGCCCTGCACGACTGCCTGATTACCTGCGGTCATTCGAATGCCGCCTGGAGCGAGCTGGAACAAGCATTTGACCGTGGGATGCGGCATGTAGACCATTTCTGGTGTGCGATGAGTTCGGTTTCTTCACTGCGAGGGCGCTTCGGGACGCCCATGCAAGCAGGCATGGAACAGTTCGTGATAGCGAACGATCAGATGAGCACGGAAGTGATCGCGGACGGCGAACATCTGAGCGACGATCTGCTTCGTTTCGCCTTCAAGGTCATTGGTCATAAGCGAACGTGCCTGGTCACTGACGCGAACCGGGCTCTTGATTGCCCGCCCGGGGCCTACAGATTTGGCTCCGCAGACGATGGTGTTCTCGTCTATAGCAATGGAGCCACTGTCCGCGCCGCCGATGGCAGTCTCGCAAGCTCGATGTGCGGCATGGCGACCATGGTTCGCAACATGGCCAATGCGGTGGGCGCGGATTTGCCCAAAGTGATCCAGATGGCAACGGCCACCCCGGCCCGGCTTACCGGCATATTTGGAGATGTTGGCAGCATTGCACTGGGAAAGTCGGCGGATCTGGTCGTCCTCACGCCTGATATAACGGTCGAGCAGGTGATCATCGACGGAGAGCTTATACCGGGGGCTGGGTAA
- a CDS encoding recombinase family protein, with protein MSASYPLSSPSLRRLVGYARVSTEDQLNDAQVDELKGAGCAVVHEEHGSGASRTRPVLAKLMRDLGAGDVLVVVRLDRLARSVSHLLEVIEHLDKRGVHFRSLRDPIDTSTPQGMFSLQVLGAVAQLERTLIAERTKAGMKAAKARGRLAGNPGLRERRPEAVRAVAAARKRAYLEELITSAQTWLPTVRRLRPQHSWDDVVRILNRKGHDWTVERLRRAVHHLVGERLAEASLIKRSPKRPPEHRLMTLVAGIAIADPDLTLIEIGQQLERMHERPPRGGRKWQASSVKALLDRARQLGLVTSGPMPGS; from the coding sequence ATGTCAGCATCATATCCGCTCTCTTCACCGTCGCTCCGCCGCCTGGTCGGCTATGCCCGGGTTTCGACTGAGGATCAGCTCAATGACGCCCAGGTCGACGAACTCAAGGGCGCCGGCTGCGCCGTCGTTCACGAGGAGCACGGATCGGGCGCCTCGCGCACGCGGCCCGTGCTCGCCAAGCTCATGCGCGACCTCGGCGCCGGTGATGTCCTCGTTGTCGTTCGCCTCGACCGCCTGGCCCGATCCGTCAGCCATCTCCTCGAGGTCATCGAGCATCTCGACAAGCGCGGTGTGCATTTTCGTTCGCTGCGCGACCCCATCGATACATCCACGCCCCAGGGGATGTTTTCGCTGCAGGTACTCGGTGCCGTCGCTCAGCTCGAGCGCACCCTGATCGCCGAACGCACCAAGGCCGGGATGAAGGCCGCAAAAGCGCGCGGGCGACTGGCCGGAAATCCCGGACTGCGGGAGCGGCGGCCCGAGGCGGTCCGGGCCGTCGCTGCGGCACGAAAGCGTGCTTATCTCGAGGAACTGATCACATCCGCGCAGACCTGGTTGCCGACGGTGCGCCGGCTGCGGCCGCAGCATAGCTGGGACGACGTCGTGCGCATCCTCAACCGGAAGGGTCATGACTGGACGGTCGAGCGGCTGCGGCGCGCCGTCCATCATCTGGTTGGCGAACGCCTCGCGGAAGCATCCTTGATCAAGCGATCGCCAAAGCGGCCGCCGGAGCACCGGCTGATGACCCTTGTCGCGGGCATTGCCATCGCCGATCCCGATCTGACCCTCATCGAAATCGGCCAGCAGCTGGAGCGTATGCACGAGCGGCCACCACGCGGCGGACGCAAATGGCAAGCCTCTTCGGTCAAGGCCTTGCTCGATCGGGCCCGTCAGCTCGGTCTTGTGACATCCGGTCCAATGCCTGGTTCATGA
- a CDS encoding VOC family protein, whose amino-acid sequence MNLQKIYTALLTADLAAAEGWYTKLLGRRPDNRPMDTLVQWELFDHAGLALSTDDEIAGRGVMFLYVNDVAAERRRLQALGIELGDDIKGDYSTLAQVRDPDGNVITLATPPSRSFPPA is encoded by the coding sequence ATGAACCTGCAAAAGATCTACACCGCATTGCTCACCGCCGACCTCGCAGCAGCCGAAGGCTGGTATACGAAGCTGCTCGGCCGTCGCCCAGACAACCGTCCGATGGACACGCTGGTGCAGTGGGAGCTCTTCGACCACGCCGGGCTGGCGCTTTCCACCGACGACGAAATCGCCGGCCGGGGCGTGATGTTCCTTTACGTCAACGACGTTGCAGCCGAGCGCCGCAGGCTCCAGGCCCTGGGGATTGAACTCGGGGACGATATCAAAGGTGATTACTCGACGTTGGCGCAGGTACGCGATCCTGACGGCAACGTGATCACCCTCGCCACGCCACCCTCCCGGTCCTTCCCGCCAGCCTGA
- a CDS encoding cold-shock protein produces MATGTVKWFNATKGFGFIQPDDGSTDVFVHISAVERAGMRGLNDGQKISYELVKDRKSGKMSADNLQA; encoded by the coding sequence ATGGCCACTGGTACCGTCAAATGGTTCAATGCAACGAAGGGCTTTGGCTTCATCCAACCGGATGACGGCAGCACCGATGTCTTCGTGCATATTTCCGCTGTCGAGCGGGCCGGAATGCGCGGCCTCAACGATGGCCAGAAGATCAGCTATGAACTGGTCAAGGACCGCAAGTCCGGCAAGATGTCGGCTGACAATCTGCAGGCTTAA
- the virB11 gene encoding P-type DNA transfer ATPase VirB11 — protein sequence MTEGPDAAVVRELLAPFSPFLKDTTLYEVIVNRPGQVLTEGAGGWRTHDLPALSFEKLMRLARAVASFSHQRIDETRPILSATLPGDERIQIVIPPAITRNTVSITIRKPPSVTFTLEDLEEKAFFSETRSVNEGSSTPDQGLMALYRTGRYMDFLREAVIARKNIIISGATGSAKTTLSKALIKHIPVHERIISIEDTPELEIPQPNHVRLFYSKGAQGISAVGPKDLLESCLRMRPDRILLQELRDGTAFYYVRNVNSGHPGSITTVHADSTEFAFQQLTLLVKESDGGRNLDREDIDRLLRISIDVIVQCKRIDGRFRATEIYFRT from the coding sequence ATGACGGAGGGCCCTGACGCGGCAGTCGTGCGTGAGCTGCTAGCACCGTTTTCGCCGTTCTTAAAGGACACGACGCTCTATGAAGTCATCGTAAATCGGCCTGGGCAGGTGCTGACGGAGGGTGCCGGTGGGTGGCGGACCCACGATCTACCGGCGCTTTCCTTCGAAAAGCTGATGCGCCTTGCCCGGGCCGTAGCCAGCTTCTCCCATCAGCGCATTGATGAGACACGGCCAATCCTGTCGGCCACGCTCCCGGGCGATGAACGGATCCAGATCGTCATTCCACCGGCAATTACCAGGAACACGGTCAGTATCACCATCCGAAAGCCGCCCTCGGTAACCTTCACGCTGGAGGACCTCGAGGAGAAGGCGTTTTTCTCCGAGACCCGATCAGTCAACGAAGGCAGCTCGACGCCTGATCAGGGATTGATGGCCCTCTACCGTACCGGCCGTTACATGGATTTTCTGCGAGAAGCCGTTATTGCCCGGAAGAATATCATCATCTCAGGTGCCACCGGATCGGCGAAGACGACGCTCTCGAAAGCGCTGATCAAGCACATTCCGGTGCACGAGCGCATAATTTCGATAGAGGACACACCCGAACTCGAAATTCCGCAGCCCAACCACGTTCGGCTGTTCTACTCGAAAGGCGCACAAGGAATTTCGGCTGTGGGGCCGAAAGACCTACTGGAATCGTGCCTTCGAATGCGGCCGGACCGCATTCTGCTGCAGGAATTGCGGGATGGCACGGCCTTCTATTACGTCCGCAATGTCAACTCTGGTCACCCAGGATCGATCACCACCGTTCATGCCGATTCCACCGAGTTCGCCTTCCAGCAGTTGACGCTTCTCGTGAAAGAATCCGACGGCGGGCGCAATCTGGACCGCGAAGACATCGACAGATTGCTGAGAATATCTATCGACGTCATTGTTCAGTGCAAGCGAATAGACGGGCGGTTTCGAGCTACAGAAATTTACTTTCGAACCTGA
- the virB10 gene encoding type IV secretion system protein VirB10 has translation MVEQDDNRIPGERAETVAGRRIDNNPILKRGAVALAVMAFVGFALWSMSGEKAQTVQPEKVVIRQTNDFEPAKEKVEPVRALPLMKLPAPAVTEKVKAEEDPLLDAARRAPVIAFNGQKTPTKRDGDKTATSQDKPFVPMDGNLASMNAQANSEEQKFNGLLRPTQLEGSRAGTLGNRDFVVAMGTSIPCILETALSSDQPGFTSCVINRDVLSDNGRVVLMEKGTQVVGEYRGGLQRGQKRLFVLWNRAKTPTGVIVTLASPATDALGRAGVDGYVDTHWWERFGSAILLSIVGDATSYASSQMQESNVEAQNTTTAGQQAAAIAVEQSINIPPTLLKHQGELVSIFVARDLDFSGVYSLRVTEPNSKIYDRAVLGDFSPRPKLVTK, from the coding sequence ATGGTTGAGCAAGACGATAACCGCATACCAGGCGAGAGAGCCGAGACGGTCGCGGGCAGAAGGATCGACAACAATCCCATTCTAAAGCGGGGCGCCGTGGCACTGGCCGTCATGGCATTCGTCGGCTTCGCTTTGTGGTCGATGAGCGGCGAGAAAGCGCAGACTGTTCAGCCTGAAAAGGTTGTCATTCGCCAAACCAACGACTTCGAGCCTGCCAAGGAAAAGGTCGAACCGGTCAGGGCATTACCCCTGATGAAACTGCCAGCGCCAGCGGTCACGGAAAAAGTCAAGGCCGAGGAGGATCCATTGCTTGACGCCGCGAGGCGCGCACCCGTGATTGCTTTCAACGGGCAGAAGACCCCGACGAAGCGCGATGGCGACAAGACCGCAACGTCGCAGGATAAGCCGTTCGTTCCCATGGACGGTAACCTAGCGAGCATGAATGCCCAGGCCAACAGCGAGGAACAAAAATTCAACGGCTTGTTGAGGCCCACACAGCTCGAGGGTTCGCGTGCCGGGACGCTGGGAAATCGCGACTTTGTCGTCGCGATGGGCACCTCCATTCCTTGCATTTTGGAAACGGCACTGTCTTCAGACCAGCCTGGCTTTACGAGTTGCGTCATCAATCGCGACGTCCTCTCCGATAACGGCCGTGTGGTGCTGATGGAAAAAGGCACGCAGGTTGTCGGCGAATATCGGGGTGGACTGCAGCGCGGACAAAAGCGGCTGTTCGTTCTGTGGAACCGGGCCAAAACTCCGACGGGCGTGATTGTCACGCTGGCATCCCCCGCCACCGACGCTTTGGGCCGGGCCGGCGTCGATGGTTATGTCGACACCCATTGGTGGGAGCGCTTCGGCAGCGCAATCCTGTTGTCAATCGTCGGAGACGCAACGAGCTATGCAAGCAGCCAGATGCAGGAGAGCAATGTCGAAGCCCAGAACACCACCACGGCAGGTCAGCAGGCGGCGGCGATCGCTGTCGAGCAATCGATCAACATCCCTCCCACACTTCTTAAGCACCAGGGCGAGCTCGTCTCGATTTTCGTGGCGCGCGATCTCGATTTTTCCGGCGTCTACAGCCTTCGGGTGACAGAACCGAATAGCAAGATCTATGACCGGGCCGTGCTCGGCGACTTCAGCCCGCGGCCAAAGCTGGTTACGAAATAG
- the virB9 gene encoding P-type conjugative transfer protein VirB9 — MKRTVALLILLSALPSTVPALEIPRGASQDSRVRFVSYQPYNITRIVGSLRSSVQVEFAADEEIAHVALGNSVAWEVAPAGNILFLKPRENQPVTNISVVTSRRDGSTRSYQMELTVRDGSVATGQNTYFYVKYRYPADEAELRRQQAAAKALARQAKNADNVLGLHEAYGPRNWHYSAQGSQALEPQAVYDNGKVTTFAFVGNQEMPAIYIENSDGSEALVPKSVDGNLVLVHAISRKFILRRGGDVLCVFNEAYDRVGINPDTNTTSPSVERIDKTNPDAAQ, encoded by the coding sequence TTGAAACGAACCGTTGCTCTTCTCATCTTGCTGTCCGCCTTGCCATCAACAGTTCCTGCCCTTGAGATTCCAAGAGGTGCGAGCCAGGACAGCCGGGTCCGCTTTGTCAGCTATCAACCCTATAACATCACCAGGATCGTCGGCTCTTTGCGCTCGTCCGTGCAGGTCGAATTCGCGGCCGACGAGGAGATCGCCCATGTAGCGCTCGGCAACAGTGTCGCATGGGAGGTCGCTCCTGCCGGCAATATCCTGTTTCTCAAGCCACGCGAAAACCAGCCAGTGACCAATATCTCGGTCGTCACATCGCGCCGGGACGGATCGACGCGCAGCTACCAGATGGAGTTAACGGTGCGCGATGGATCTGTCGCCACCGGTCAGAACACCTATTTCTACGTCAAGTACCGCTATCCGGCCGATGAAGCCGAGCTCCGGCGTCAGCAGGCCGCCGCCAAGGCGCTGGCAAGGCAGGCAAAGAATGCTGACAACGTCCTTGGACTGCATGAAGCTTACGGACCACGGAACTGGCACTATTCGGCACAGGGGTCGCAGGCGCTCGAACCGCAAGCGGTTTACGACAACGGGAAGGTCACAACCTTCGCCTTTGTCGGCAATCAGGAAATGCCGGCGATCTATATCGAGAACTCGGATGGCAGCGAAGCCCTCGTTCCGAAATCCGTCGACGGCAATCTGGTCCTGGTGCACGCGATCAGCCGGAAGTTCATTCTTCGCCGGGGCGGGGACGTGCTCTGCGTCTTCAACGAAGCTTATGATCGGGTTGGCATCAATCCCGACACCAACACCACGTCCCCGTCAGTCGAACGAATCGACAAGACCAATCCCGACGCGGCTCAGTAG
- a CDS encoding virB8 family protein codes for MITRDDLKSYFDKARRFDQDRMLQVERSNRIAWSIAIVASIVAGASIFAIAGLTPLKTVEPFVVRVDNSTGIVDVVSALTSSAGTYDEAVTKYFAAKYVRAREGYVWSEAEQNFRTVALLSTQAEQTRFAAIYRGSNPDSPQNIYGRSAIARINIASISLINSKVVSVRYIRKITRGDEVRTTHWVATITFSYANAPMSSTDRLVNPLGFAVSEYRADPEAIN; via the coding sequence ATGATCACAAGAGACGATCTCAAAAGCTATTTCGACAAGGCGCGGCGTTTCGATCAGGATCGTATGCTCCAGGTGGAGCGGTCGAACCGCATTGCCTGGTCGATCGCCATTGTCGCCAGCATAGTCGCCGGCGCTTCGATCTTCGCAATTGCAGGACTGACCCCGCTAAAGACTGTCGAGCCCTTTGTCGTGCGGGTCGATAATTCAACCGGCATCGTCGATGTTGTTTCGGCGTTGACGTCGAGTGCCGGAACCTACGATGAAGCCGTCACCAAATACTTCGCCGCGAAATACGTTCGCGCCCGCGAGGGCTACGTTTGGAGCGAGGCCGAACAAAATTTCCGGACGGTCGCCCTGTTGTCGACGCAAGCTGAACAGACCCGGTTCGCGGCAATCTATCGCGGCAGTAATCCGGATTCCCCGCAAAACATTTATGGACGTAGCGCGATCGCGCGCATCAACATCGCCTCGATCTCGCTGATCAATTCGAAAGTGGTTTCCGTCCGCTATATCCGGAAAATAACCCGTGGCGACGAAGTCCGAACAACCCATTGGGTCGCAACGATCACCTTTTCCTATGCAAACGCACCGATGTCTTCGACCGACCGGCTGGTGAACCCCCTCGGATTTGCCGTCAGCGAATATCGGGCCGATCCGGAGGCGATCAATTGA
- a CDS encoding type IV secretion system protein, with protein sequence MYQVFSFVDGQFRTPLETFISTGTSNIAGWVTGPLTAAITLYVVLYGYLVLRGSVQEPILDFAFRAIKLAIIVMLVKNSSEYQTYVTNIFFNTLPQEISQALNSGSAPSASTFDSLLDKGQASATDIWSRAAWPVDIVTGVGGMMVIGASFIVAAIGYIVSLYARLALAIVLAIGPIFVALAMFQSTRRFTEAWIGQLANFVILQVLVVAVGSLLITSIDTTFTQIQGYSDVLMRPIALCAICLAALYVFYQLPGIAAALAAGGASLTYGYGAARDAHESTLSWAASHGARAAGRGIRAVGQTFRSRGSS encoded by the coding sequence ATGTACCAGGTGTTCAGCTTCGTCGACGGGCAGTTCAGGACGCCTTTGGAGACATTCATCTCCACGGGGACCTCGAACATCGCCGGCTGGGTTACCGGGCCCTTGACGGCGGCAATCACCCTGTATGTCGTCCTTTACGGCTACCTCGTGCTCCGTGGCTCGGTCCAGGAACCGATCCTCGATTTTGCATTCCGGGCGATCAAGCTCGCCATCATCGTCATGCTGGTCAAGAATTCCAGCGAATATCAGACCTATGTCACGAACATCTTCTTCAACACGCTGCCGCAGGAAATTTCCCAGGCGTTGAATTCTGGCTCGGCGCCCAGCGCCTCGACCTTTGACAGCCTGCTCGACAAGGGCCAGGCATCGGCCACCGATATCTGGTCGCGCGCGGCCTGGCCGGTCGATATCGTCACTGGCGTCGGCGGTATGATGGTGATTGGTGCGAGCTTCATCGTGGCTGCGATCGGTTACATCGTTTCACTCTATGCACGGCTGGCACTGGCGATCGTACTTGCCATCGGCCCGATTTTCGTGGCGCTCGCCATGTTCCAATCAACCCGGCGTTTCACCGAGGCCTGGATCGGCCAGCTCGCAAACTTCGTGATCCTACAGGTCCTTGTCGTCGCGGTCGGCTCGCTGCTGATCACCTCGATCGACACGACCTTTACTCAGATCCAGGGCTATAGCGACGTTCTCATGCGGCCGATCGCGCTTTGCGCGATCTGCCTGGCCGCCCTCTACGTGTTCTACCAACTGCCTGGCATCGCTGCGGCACTTGCCGCCGGCGGCGCGTCGTTGACCTATGGTTATGGCGCGGCGCGCGATGCCCATGAAAGCACGCTTTCCTGGGCCGCTTCTCATGGCGCCCGCGCTGCTGGACGCGGCATCCGTGCCGTCGGGCAGACATTCAGATCGAGAGGCTCCAGCTAG